The genomic interval TGGATGGAgaaaggagggagggagagggagagagaggagaaaacagaggaaataaaaagtgcaggaaaaagagaaggaatggaaaagaagattgcaaaaagtataaaataggATTCTGGAATGTAGCAGGCATGGAAAATAAAGAGGAGGACTTCAAGGAGAAATTAAAGGAATGGGATGTGAGGTTTTTAATGGAGACATGGTTGCAGAGGAAAGGATGGGAAGGGTAAAAAAATGGCTGCCGAAGGGAATGTATGGGAAATGCAAGAAGCGGGAAGGAAGAGCAAAAAGGGAGGGCAATAGGGGGAATGATTGTGGGGATAAGAGAAtggatagaaagagaaaaagagaagagggaAAGGAAGGAGCAGGGAAtacaagtaattaaaattaacttagGGGTAGAGTGGTGGAGGCTAGTGGGAGTGTATGTAAATGGGGATATGGAGGAAAAAATGAGGCAGCTAAGAGAGTGGATGGAAGACAGAGAGGAGGGGGTGAAGGAATTAATAGGGGTTGATTTCAATGCGAGAACGGGGTGGCAAGGGGGAAGAATAGaagaggagggagagggaatAGTAGCGGAGGGAAATAGAAAGTCAAAGGATGAAAAGGTGATATGGAGGGAAAGAAATTATGTGATTGTATAGGGGAATTGGGTtgggaaatattaaatggaagCGTAAAAGGGGATGAGGAGGGAGAGTGGACTTATACGGGAGGGAAGGGAGGGACTGTAATAGATTACGTGATTGGGAATGAGGAGACTAAGGGGAAGGTGGAAAAGATGAAGGTGGAGGACTGGGTGGACTCTGATCATGAACCAATAACGGTTTGGATAGAGggaggaggaaggaaggaagagagacaaGGGAAAGGAAAGGGGAGTGAAAGAAGGGGGGTTTGGACGGAagagggaaaaaagaaatttgaggAATACTTTGGGAAGAGGGATAGTGAGGATAAAGGGGTGGAAGATGGGTGGAGGAAGTTGAAGAAGAGAACGGAAGGGGTATTAGAGAGAgtagagagagaagagaaaaaggaatgGAGAGGATGGTGGGATAAGGAATGTAGGAATATGAAAAGAGAAGTAAGAGAGGAGTTGAACAGGTGGAagaagagagggggagagggtgaGCAATTTAGGGAAATGAGAAAGAGATATAGGGAGCTATgtaaggagaagaagaaaaaggaaagagaaagatggGAGAGAGAACTAAAAGGAGTAAGATCGGAAAGGGATGTATGGAAGATAGTGaataaaggaagaagaaggagaaagagagtaaggGAATGGATTGAAATGAGGGAATGGGAAAGACACTTCAGAGGAGTACTAGGAGGAGTGGAGTGGGGTGTGAGAAGGGCGGTGAAGGAGAGgggagaagaggaggaagaagagattAGCAGAGAGGAAATCGAGGGGGTGATAAGGAAGTTAAAGGAGGGAAAAGCGGAGGAAGGTGATGGAATAGTAAATAAGGTATGGAAATACGGGGGAATAGAAATAAGGGAATGGCTGTGGGAGATTTGTAACAATGTGCGGAAAGGAGAGGGTTGGCCAGAGGAGTGGTGGGAGGGGACAGTGGTACCTATAGTGAAGAAGAAGTGGGAGGGGGAGAAAGTGGATGAATATAGGGGGGTGACGCTAACGCAGACGGCGTATAAGATCTACGCAGTGGTACTGGCAGACAGGTTAAGGGTGGAGGTGGATAGTAAGGGAATACTGCCACTGAGTCAAACAGGATTCAGGAGAGGGGTAGGGACAATAGACCAGATATACATATgtgctaaattatttaataaacaggAGAGTGGCGGAGAGGAAGGGCAAGATAGTGGTGACATTTATAGACATGAAAGCAGCATTTGACTCGGTGGACAGGGAAATACTGATACAGACGATGAGGAGGAAGGGAGTAATAGAGAGTTTAGTAGTTAGATGCGAGGAGGTGTTAGAGGAAACTGTGAGTAAAGTGAGGGTGGGGGATAGGGAGGGGGGAAGGTTTTGGACGGGGAAGGGGGTGAGGCAGGGGTGTCCTTTGAGCCCAGGCCTATTTACTTTACTGCTGGCGGATTTGGATGAGGAGCTAGAGAAAGgaggatttttttttcatgagGAGGGGAATGCATTACGCACACCGACCTGGGGCGCGTAGCCGACCAAATGTTGTGGTCGGTAGTATGGGACTCACCGAAGTGTTACCCACTAAACCCCTCCTCGGGCCTCTGCCCTTAACCTACTCACCCCGGACCCGCCTCTCGGCTTTACTGCAGGGTGCGTGGGAGGCTCAAAGAGCCCTAGACCGTTTGACGAAGGCCACGGTTAGCCTGTGTCCCTCTTCGTCCTCTTGTCCCTCTTGTGCCTCGTCTTCGGGTGTTATCCCTCGTTGTCCTCTGGATTTGGGCTAAGGTCACCTCCTTCTCCTTAAGGATGGAGGTAATAAGACCCTTAACCTTTGGTCGCGTGTTCTTGTCCATAATTTTGTCAAGAATGGTGTTCTTATCGAGACACCCTATGTCTCTATATACTGTTGCCCTACTTTCATCGAAATAGGAGCACTCATATACGGTGTGTTCCACCGAGTCCTCTGCTGCTTTACACATAAAACATTCTTTGTTGGGGTGCTTgccaattttatacaaaaaatcgGCAAAGCACCCATGACCCGTGAGAATCTGCGTAAGATGGTAATCCAGGACAGCCGGGCCCCATGTCAGCCAAGATCGGATGTCCTGGATGATATCGGCTGTAAATCTGCCTCTTTGTGAATGTTCCCATCTTGTTTGCCACAAGGAGAGGGTCGTCTCATTCTCTTCCTTCTTGATAGCAGCAAGTGCCCTCTCATAGTAAGGGTCACCCTTGTCCAAATTGCACGTTTTTTCGAAAACCATCCTTCTCTCCTCCGCGAGGATGATAAGTGGAGGGTGTTCCGTTAAGGCACAGAGTGCTTCGTGCGAAACCGTGCGGTATGCTCTTGCCATCCTCGTCAAGCCTCTCTTCTGGGTCTGATGGAGTATCGAGATGCTTTTGCTCGTGTTTGCACCTCTTGCCCATATTGGGACTCCATATAACATCATTGACTCTAAGACCCTGTAATACAGTGACCTAGCCTTGAAACCTCCACCCTTCAGGTTGGGCAAGATTCTGGCCATGATCCCTGCTGTCTTGGCAGCTCTTTCACAGAGGATTTCTATATGTCGCCTAAACCGACGGTCGCTTTCCATATGTAGCCCTAGGTATCTCACCACCTTGGTAGATGTGATTGTCTTTTCTTCTATCTTAATTTCTATGTCTTTTGGGTGTCCCCTGCTGTTAAAATAGAGGACCTCCGTTTTTTCCTTGGCGAGGGTCAAACCGTTTACTCTGAACCACTCCACTATTAGTTCTAGGCTGTCATTTATCGTATTGACTATCGTATTGACTGTCGGCATCCCTTGCTGACGCGAACAATGCCACGTCGTCAGCGAAGCCGACTAGCTCGGCATATTTAGGGAGGGTCAAGTCCAGCAGGccattatattgtatgttcCACAGTAGCGGCCCTAGGACCGACCCCTGTGGAACCCCAGCGAAGACCTGTATACTAGTCTCCTGTCCATGGTAATTATGCGTAACATACCTTTTGCTAAGGTAGCTTCGATAATGTAGTAAAGCCTCGTAGGTACGTTATTTTCCTTAAGTGCCTCTAGTATAAGGTTCCATTTGATGGTGTTAAAGGCATTCTTAACATCGAGCGTCACCATTGCGCATTTGTGCCTTCTCTTCCTGGCCTCGTCCCACAGCTTGACGATCCTGTCCATGGCGTGGATGGTTGACCTGCCCTTTCTGAAGCCGTACTGATTTTCACTATACCTGATATATCTGTTCAGGCGTTCCATCAAACAATATTCCATCACCTTTGCCCAATTGGATAAAATGCATAAAGGCCTCCACTCTGCGCTGGCGTCGCCTTGCTTTTTAGGAATAAGCATGAGCCTTCCGTTTCTTCATGACCTAGGGAAATAACCTTGCCTGTAACAGTTCTTTAAAACTTGTGTTAGAGACCCCAGCGCTTCCTTACCAAGTAACCAGACTACCTCGGAGGGGATTTGATCCAGTCCGAGGGCCTTTCGTTTAACCATTTTGGCTGCTTTTAGTACTTCTTCTTGGCTCAGATCCTCGTCCATACCATCCACTCCACCGGTAGGAACGTATGCTTCCTCAGTCTCGTGTTCGTCTTGCGGTTTTGTGACAAACAGCTTGTCCATAGCCTCTTCGACCTGTTTTCCACTGGGTGGTATCATTGGTGCCCTTCCTTTAACCTTATTTACTACCCATTTACAGGGTTTCCCCCATGGGTCCCAGTCAATAGTCTCAATGAATTTTGACCAGGTATCGCTTTTGGCTTTGCTAATCAAAATCTTGaggcttttcttttttccattATAATCACTTTTAACTTCGTCAATTTTGTCAATAGTTTCCCGTTTAGCCCTGGCCCTCTGGAAACGTCTTCTAGCACGAATGACTTCCTTTCTCCCCTTTGCCGTATCTTCATTCCACCACCATGTCGCTCCCTTGTGATTGTATTTTGGGTGGACCTTCTTGCTCGTCTCTTTCACCAGCTGAgtcgtttttaaaatgtaattgtcAATGTCCTCAGGGGATTCAACGTTACTTAAGTCCATTGTCCATAGCATTTCATGATATTTGTCACAGAAGCCGTTAATGTCTACCTTTGTCTTTGTTAGTTGTACTGTTCCCTGCATGTCTTGCTTGTTCTTGTCCTTGAATTTAGAAACATGCCTGAGATAGCGGTGGTCAGATGCAGTGTAATCATCTAAAATTTCACTAATCTCTAGCTCAGCGAAACAGTCTTTGCCACAAAGTATGACATCTATAAGGGATTTATGTCCACTCCTTTCGAAGGCAAATTCTCCTTGCCTTCGTACCGGTTTGATGTTGTTTCTTGCCGTCATCTCCAATATTTCATATCCACTCTTATCGGTATGTTTTGAACCCCATGTTAATGCCTTAGCGTTTAAGTCGCCCGCTATAATCGAGAGATTTGGCCCAGCCTTGATCACCTCCTTCTCCAGATCATTCAGGATGGTCCGGAATTCACTCATGGGAATATTTGGCGAGATATAGCAGCTGAAGACTTTTACCTCTTCTATAGCAATGGCTACAAATCCC from Augochlora pura isolate Apur16 unplaced genomic scaffold, APUR_v2.2.1 APUR_unplaced_205, whole genome shotgun sequence carries:
- the LOC144477578 gene encoding uncharacterized protein LOC144477578, which codes for MTELLKDLNILQINLHRCRLAQDLMTQYAIEKGVNIVIISEPYRIQDTWYGDLNQDAAIWVIPTITGRGSKVQTITRSKGFVAIAIEEVKVFSCYISPNIPMSEFRTILNDLEKEVIKAGPNLSIIAGDLNAKALTWGSKHTDKSGYEILEMTARNNIKPVRRQGEFAFERSGHKSLIDVILCGKDCFAELEISEILDDYTASDHRYLRHVSKFKDKNKQDMQGTVQLTKTKVDINGFCDKYHEMLWTMDLSNVESPEDIDNYILKTTQLVKETSKKVHPKYNHKGATWWWNEDTAKGRKEVIRARRRFQRARAKRETIDKIDEVKSDYNGKKKSLKILISKAKSDTWSKFIETIDWDPWGKPCKWVVNKVKGRAPMIPPSGKQVEEAMDKLFVTKPQDEHETEEAYVPTGGVDGMDEDLSQEEVLKAAKMVKRKALGLDQIPSEVVWLLGKEALGSLTQVLKNCYRQGYFPRS